Within bacterium, the genomic segment TGAACCCGGTGACCAACAAGGTCTACGTCGCGAACTCCGGAAGCAAGAGCGTCACGGTCATCGACGGTGCGACCAACGCCACAACCACGGTAACCGTGGATTCGAGTCCGTTTGACGTGGCGGTGAACCCGGTCACCAACAAGATCTACGTCGCGAACGTCTACGGCAACAATGTGACGGTCATCGATGGCGCGACCGGCAGCACGACCACCGTGGCCGTCGGCAAGTGGCCTACCGCGGTCGCGGTGAACCCGTTGACCAACAAGATTTACGTCACGAACGAAGGCAGCAGCAACATGACCGTTATCGACGGCGCGACAAACGAAACAACGACGGTGCCTGCAGATTCAATCCCCACTGCAGTGGTGGTGAACCCCGTTACCAATAAGGTGTACGTGGCGAACTACAGCGGCGACGATGTGACCGTGATTGATGGTGCATCGAATACCACGACCGCAGTGCCGGCAGACTCAAGTCCTTCTGCCGTGGCAGCGAACCTGATAACCAACAGGATCTACGTCGCGAACAGCAGCAGTAACACTGTCACAGTCATCGATGGAGCGTCCAATGACACGGTCACCGTGGCAGTCGGCTTGCATCCCAATGCCGTGGCAGTGAACCCGGTCATGAACAAGGTCTACGTCGCGAACAGCAACAGCAGTAACGTGACGGTCATAGACGGAGTGACCAACATGACGACGACGGTGTCGGCAGACTCAAGTCCCTCAGCCGTCGCGGTGAACCCGGTTACCAGCAAGGTTTACGTCGCGAACCTCAACAGCAATAATGTGACGGTCATAGACGGGGCGACCAATGATACTACCATGGTGACCGCGGGTTCGCATCCCAGCGCCGTGGCGGTGAACCCAGTTACCAACAAGGTCTACGTCGCGAACCTCAGCAGTAACAATGTGACGGTCATAGACGGGGCGACCAATGATACTACCACGGTGACCGCGGGCTCACATCCCAGCGCCGTGGCGGTTAACCCGGTCACCAACAGAGTCTACGTCGCGAACAACAACAGCAACAACGTGACGGTCATCGACGGCGTGACCAACGCCACGGCAACGGTACCCGCTGGCTCGATTCCGTATGCGGTGGCGGTGAACCCGGCCACCAACAGGATTTATGTCGCCAACCGCTACAGTAACAACGTGACGGTGATCCACGGAGCCACCAACGCCAAGACCACGGTGGCCGCGGGCGCAGAGCCGTTTGCCGTGACGGTGAATCCGGTCACCAACAAGATTTACGTCGCGAATTCCGGCAGCAACAACGTGACGGTCATCGACGGCGCGACGAACGCCACAACCAGCATTGCTGCGGGGACGACACCCTCGGGGATCGCAGTGAACCCGATCACCGACAGGATCTATGTCGCGAACAGCGGCAGCGATAGCGTGACGGAGGTGACGGAGGTGCCGACCAACGATACCAAAGTGCGTGCCGTCTGGAACCCGCTGCCTGGGGACACGACCTCGCACGGGCGTGTGGTCCTGGATGGCCGAGGCGTGAACCGCTGGGCGCCGGGCCGCACGACGATGATGGCTGTACTGAACCGAGTCGGGACGGTGCAGTTGCCCTGGAACTGGGCGTATGTGATTGGCGGGGGCGGCACTGACTCGATGTCATGGTCGTACAACTGGCGTAGCGACTCGCTGATTGCTGGCGAGAACTTCGTCTGCTGCGTGCCGCTTGAAGCTCAGGCCGCGACCGCCAACAACCTCGGTCGGGGGACGCCGTTAGCGGGCAACCTTGAAGTGTACCCGGTGTATCGGATTGGATTTGCCAGCGGAGTCGAGGAAACGATGAACGAGGAACGAGGAACGATGAACGTGGCGGCGACCATCGTGCGCGGCGTCCTGTTCCTGCCGCGGGACATGACCGAAATCCGCCCGGGGATTTCGGATCGTGTCCCAAGGCCAGTGCTGCTCGACGCCAGCGGGCGCAAGGCGCTCGACCTCCGGCCCGGCTCGAACGACGTGCGGTCGCTGGTCCCCGGCGTCTACTTCGTGCATTCGGCAGTCGACAATCGGCAATCGAAAATGACCAAGGTCGTGGTAACGAGGTAAGGGGGAGATGTGAGACTCATCGCTTCTCTGCTGTTCCTGAGCTGCATCGTGTCGCTCGCGCTCGGCCAGTGGATTGAGACAACCATACGATTGCCGGACTCCACGTCCAAGCTGGATAGTATCCGTATCATGCAGTATCACTCTCCGAACCGGACCGTCTACGTCGGCGGCAAGCACAAGCTGGTCGCCGTCGATGCCTTGACGCATAGGTTCCTGGCATGGATTACGCTGCCCGATTCGCCCCCGCCCATGGACATAGTGTGCAGCAGCACGGCCAGCAACCGGCTGTACTGCGCGCCACTCTCCAGGGAGTCGGTCTGGGTGGTGGACTGCGCTACCAACGGTCCTCTCAAACCCGTCCCGTTGCGCGCCCGCGTGCAGGCGATGTGCTACGCCGCTGGGCCGAACAAGGTCTACGCGGCCTGCCCGCCGGACAGCGTGGTCGATGTGATTGACTGCGCGACCGACAGCGTGGTGGCAATAAAGGTCCTATCCTGGCCCTCGGCGCTCTGCTACAACCCGGAGCTGAACCGCATCTACGTTACCAAGTCAACCTCCGACGAGGTTGCCGTCATCGACTGTGGCGCAGACACGGTAATCAGCACCATCTGGGTACGTGGTGTCGAGCCTACCGCCATCGGCTATGACTCGGCGACCAATTGCGTGTACACGCTTAACTACACGAGCGCCACTTCGTCGATCATTGACTGCGCGAGTGACACCGTGATTCGCGTCGTCCCGGTAGACGCCAAGCCCGACAGGGTGGTGGTCGGGCCTGATGGCAAGGTCTACTGCGGCGGGTATGACGACTCGGTCGTGACCGTGGTCGAGCCACATGGGACAAGGACAGTCCCGGTTGGGCTGCATCTGTCGAGCATGAGCTTTGACCCCATCAGCCGGAAGGTCTCTTGCGCCTTGTCGGATTCGGACGTCGTGGTCATCGACGCCGTCGGCGACACCGTCGTGGCCCGTGTCCGGGCGGGTGAAGACCTGCGGCTGGTCTGCTACGACCCGGTGGATACGAGCACGTGGGCGACCAGCGCGGACGGAGCCATGGTCGGCATCATTGACGATGGGACAGACTTGCTCATCGACGCGCTCCTGTTCGGTTCCTTTGCTCCCAGGAATCTGTGCTACAATCCTGCCAACGACCGTCTCTACTGCCTGGGTCGGGGTCTGGCGGTTATTGCCTGTGATTCCAACCAGGTAGTGGGGATATTGCCGGTCGGCGGAACGGCGGACTCGATGATCCGGAACCCGGTCAACAACAGGCTCTACTTCAGCAGCCCGGCGGAGAACACAGTGTCCATTCTCGACTGCGCGAGCGATACCATCATGGCGACTGTGGAAGCCGGCCAGTCGCCAGACGCAATGTGCTGTAGCGCTGATGGGAAGGTTTACGTGACAATCGGCGGGGGCGTCGCGGTCATCGACCCCGACGGTGACTCAGTCCGGAAGGTCGTGCCGACGCCTTACGACCCAAAGACGCTCTGCTACGACCGCACCGACAACCGGGTCTACGCCGGCCTGGATAGCGGCAGGCTGGTGAGCGTTATTGATGTGGTCCGTGATTCAGTTCTGAAGAACGTGCCGGTCTCGGTGTCCTGCGACAAGGTCTGCTGGAACCAGAACCACGATAAAGTCTACGTGTCCGGGTCCTCAGACACGTCCGTGGTGGTCATCGATTGCGCCGGTGACACCGTTCGCAGTAGCCTGAGCGTGCAGACCTTCGCACCGCTGACCACGTACAGCGATTCGGCCAGTGACAGGGTGTTCGTTTCCGACGGTGACCTGCTATATGCCATCAACCCGGCGGCCGATACTCTGAACGGGGGGGTAGGCGTGGGGCACGTGGCGGGCATTGTCGACAACGGACAATCGGGCGGTGCCAACCGGCTTTACTGCGCCGAAACTGGGAACCGGGAGTTGTGCGTGACTAACGGTACAGGCGATGCCATAATACGCAGGGTCCCAATGGGGGTGAACTCAACTGTCTTGGCTTGGAACCCGGCTCACTGGTGGGTCTACGCGCTGGACCCTTATAGTCCCAGCATTGTCGTGGTGAGTGATACGATGCTCGGCATAGAGGAGACTGAGCCGCGAGTCCAAAGCCACAAACTTGAGGCGACAATAGTGCGGGGAGTGCTGGTGCTTGACGCAGTGTACAGTAGACAGAAGACAGGATACAGCGCCGAGCTGCTGAATATCACGGGGCGGAAGGTGATGGACCTGAGCACGGGGGCCAATGTTGTTCGGGCGCTGGCACCGGGCGTGTACTTTGTGAGGGAAGCCCAAGCGCAAGCTCAAGCCCAAGCGGTTCGCAAGGTCGTGGTCATGAGGTAAGGAGGCAACATGAGATTCTCGCCAATGCTCTTCATCCTCGGCTGCCTGCTGCTGGCGGGAGGAGTCCAGTTTTGTGTAGCCGCCGGCCAGGCGCAAGCTACCCCGAGTCCGGCGCGAGCGGCGCTCGGACAAATGAGCCGGGCAGAGCGGAAGAACTCGAGCATATCCGTGGAGTTTGAGACGTCTGACAGCGAGGTTGTTCTACTCGGTCGCGAGGTCGAACATCTGTGGAATGCTGGCCAGTATGACGAGGCGTTGGCGCGGCTCGACAGCCTTGAGGCCACGGTCGGCCATGTGGCCATCGGCAACTCCTGGCGCAAGCCCGTGCCTACGCTTGAGACAACCCTCTGGGGAAGGGACGTCCGCATCGGTAACCGCGATTCGCTGGTGCAACTGGCCTTCGACGGCCAAGCTGCAAGCGGCAACCTCTTTGTGGCCCTTCGCCCCGGCAGCGGCTATCCACACTTCTCGGTGTGCGTGTCAACCGACAGCGGTGCTACTTGGGAGGAGACATTCACGTGGAACGGGAGCCCTCCGACGTCGATTGCCGGCCACGTCGTCACGGACCATTTCTATGTTGCTTACAACTCGCCGGGAGAAGACCCGCAGCACATCCGGTTGCGACGGTTCCGGTGCAGCGACGGCTCGGCCGACACTTTCCACAACGGCGACGTCTGGGTAATCCCCTGCACACTGGCGGTAGCCGATACGATGAAAGAGGTGTCGCTGAGCTCAAGCGGGTGGCTCAATATGGGCTGGCTGTACATGGCCGCAATCGCATCTGACGGCAGCGTTTGGTACGGCTATTGCAATGTCGGCAACGGGACGTGGTCCCGGTACCCGACGGGGATCACCTCGGGGGCATCGCAGGGCATCGATCTTGACTTTATCTGGTACTCTGACTCATCCCACCTTTTTCTTTCTTACTATGATACGAGTGATACGCTGCGGATATGCACCTGGATAGGCGGGGGCTTCACTCAGCGTTTCTCGCTGCTCACGGGCACGGGCAACTCGACCAGTCTCTCAGGTTGCCACGATACTGTCGTCTGCGTCTACGAGGACGGTATTTCCTCACCGCACCAGATCCGATACGCCATCAGTTACGACAATGGGTACACGTGGACGACCGGCACGTTGAGCAGCGTCGACACCGCCGCGGAAGCGCCTGCGGTCGCGCCCTGCACGCTCGGCGTGCTCGCGGCCGTGTACCGGCACGAGGGTACGACACGCGAGTTGCGGTTCCGCCGGCGTATCGGCAGCGGGCCTTGGAGCGACCCGGTTTCGATCGCGGACAACGAACCGTACTGGAGCCGGCCGGGGATCGAGTGCCTGGACGCGAGCGGCGTGTGCGGGGTCGCGTACCTCTCCAATACCATCCCGGTTGTGCGAGGAGCCTACTACAATCGTAGCGATTGGGTGTATGGCATTGCCGAGCAGCGCCGGCTCGCTGTCGACGAGAACATCCTGAGCGTCTTCCCGAATCCGCTCTCGGGCCTTGGTCAACTGACCTACACGCTGAACCGAGCCTCTGACCTGCGGATGCGAGTTTATGACCGCGCCGGGCGCGCTGTGCTGACGCTCTTCGACGGCCGGAGCCCGGGCGGCAGGCAGTCGCTCGGGCTCAACGCTGCGGGCGTCGCGCCCGGGGTCTACTTCATCCGGGCAGAGGCCGATGGCAGGGCATTGACAGTACCGGTGACGGTCGTAAAATAGCGAGGTAACAGAAGTGTCGCTGCTCAATCCGATGTGTTCGGTGCAGGAGGCAGCATGAGCAGGATAGCGGTAGTCACAGTCCTAGCGATGGTGGCATGTGCGTTCGCCTCGGAGGCACAAACGGCCCCGACCCCGGCGAGGGCCTTCTTTGTGCAGATGACCCAGGCTGAACGGAAGAACTCGTGCATCTCCGTGGAGTTTGAGAGTCCTGACAGCGAGGCGATCCTGCTGGGCCACGAGGTCGAACGTCTGTGGAACGGCGGTCAGTATGACGAGGCATTGCTGCAACTCGGCAACCTGGAGGCTCGCGTCGGGCACGTGGCCATCGGCAATTCTTGGCGCAAGCCGGTGCCGACGCACCAGACTATTCTCTGGGGAAGGGACGTCCGTGTCGGCAACCGAGATTCACTTCTGGAGCTTTCCTTCCCCGCCAGTGACATTAGCGGAAGCCTATTTGTGGCCCTCCGCCACGGTCACGGGCCCGCCTACTACTCGGTCTGCATGTCGGCCGATAGTGGCGCTACGTGGGAGGAGACGTTCACTTGGGTCGGGAGCCCAGTTACATGCTTTGATGCGGGGCTACTCCAAACCCACTTCTATGTTGCGTACTACTCCCCCGGGGAGAACGCCCAGCAGGTTCGGCTGCGGCGGTTCCTGTGCAGTGACGGTTCGCTCGACGAACTCAGCAACGGTGACATGTGGGTTGCCGCCTGCACGCTTGATATTGGGGATACGGCAAGGGAAGTGTCGCTCATCTCCAGCGGGAGCGGCTTCCTGTTCATCACCACCCTCGTTTCTGACGGCAGCGTGTTGTTGAGCATGTCCACTGCGGACGCGGTGTCGTGGGTCAAGTGGTCGACGGGAATCACCTCGGGCGCTAGCAACGGTCTCGATGGTACCTACAATCTGGGAGACGTCCGCACTTCGGTCTTGTTATCCTATGTGGACGCGACCGACACCCTGCGCATCTATGGCGGGACAAACACAAGCTTCACTCAGCGCCTTGCGCTCTTCTGCGGGACGGGCGAACTAACCAGCATCTCAGGAAACTACAAAGACGTCATCTGCGCGTACGAAGATGCGTCGACCTCACCCCAGAGGGTCCGCTACGCGGTCAGCACCGACGGCGGTGATACATGGACGACGGGCACACTTAGTGACACAAGCATCGCTGCGGACGCGCCCGCAGTCACGGCGCCCTATCTTACCGGCGGGTTCACGGCTGTGTACCGTTGTCGCACTCCGACCTGCGAGCTGCTATGCCGTTCGGGTCAATACAACGGGACATGGTACTCGCCACATTCGGTTGCTGATTACGAGCCAAACTGGAGCCGCCCGGGAGTCAGGGAGGTAGTGAGGAACGTACTCGGGGTCGTATGCCTGTCAGACACAATCCCAGTCGTCCGCGGGGCCTACTTCGACCGGAGCGACTGGGTGTATGGCATTGCCGAGCAGCGGCTGCCCCAGACCTCAAGCCGCCCGTCGCTGGCCACCATCGTCCGCGGAGTGCTGGTGCTCGGCGCAGTAGACGGTAGACAGCAGACAGCAGGCAGGGGAGCACCGTCCGACGGGGGCCGTTGCGGCCAACTTCTGAATGCAGCAGGTCGGAGCGTGATGGAACTGCATGCTGGCGCGAATGACGTGCGAGGACTAGCGCCCGGGGTGTACTTTGTGAGAGAAGCACAAGCTCAAGCGCAAGCGGTCCGGAAGATAGTCCTCACTAGATAGGGAGGCATGATGATTTTCCCGGCCGTGCTCTTGGTCTATTGCTGCCTGGTATCGATGGCAGGTGCGCGCGCAAGCGTAGAAGCCAGCCGGCAGCAGACAGCCCCGAGTCCGGTGCGGGCCTTCTTTGTGCAGATGAGCCAGGCAGAGCGGAAGAACTCAAGCATATCCGTAGAGTTCGAGAGTTCTGACAGTGAGGCGATCCTGATGGGCCGCGAGGTCGAGCGACTCTGGAACGGCGGCCAGTATGACGAGGCCCTGGTGCAACTCGGCAACCTGGAGACGCGTGTCGGGCACGTGGCCATCGGCAATTCCTGGCGCAAGCCGGTGCCGACCATCGAGAATGCGCTATGGGGGAGCGATGTCCGTATCGGGAACAGAGATTCGCTCTTGGATCTCGCCTTCGATCATGGTGGTAATGGTGATCCTATCCCCGTCCTCTTCGTGGCCCTCCGCCACGGCCACGGGCCCGAGTACTACTCGGTCTGCATGTCGACCGATGGTGGCGCCACTTGGGTAGAGACGTTCACGTGGGCCGGGAGTCAGGTTACGTCACTTGACGCGGGGTCACTCTACACGCACTTCTATGTCGCTTACTACGCTCCCGGGGAGAACGCCCAGCAGGTCCGGCTGCGGCAGTTCCTGTGCAGTGATGGTCTGGCCGACGAATTCAGCAACGGTTCCATGTGGGTTGCGCCCTGCACGTTGGATGTGGGGGATACGGCAAAGGAAGTGGCGTACGCCTCCGGCATCGCCGGCTGGCAGTTCATCGCAACCACCGTATCTGACGGTAGCGTGTTGCTCCGTCGGGGTGGCACGGACGGGGTGTCGTGGTACAAGTCGTCGACGGGAATCACCTCGGGCGCCAGCAGGGGCCTCAGTTGCACCTACGATCTGGGAGGATCATACGGCGTGTGGATGTCCTATCTCGACGCGACCGACACCCTGCGTATTACCCGCGCCGGCTACGGTCCACTTGCGTTTGCACCTTTCTGCGGGCCGAGCGGACGGACCTGCATCTCAGGACTCTTCGGCCACATCATCTGCGCGTACGAGGATGCGTCGACCTCTCCCCAAAGGGTCCGCTACGCGGTCAGCAACGACCGCGGTGATACATGGACGACGGGCACCCTCAGTGACACTGGAATCGCCGCGGAGGCGCCCGCAGTCACGGCAATTAGCTCCGCGTTCGCGGTCGTGTTCCGGCAGGAGAGTTCAACTCCCGATCTGTGGTACTGCTGGCGCGCGGACACCGGGTCCTGGTATCTCTCAGATTCATTTGTCGACCACGAGCCATATTGGAGTCGCCCGGGGATCAAGTACGTGGGCCCGGGCTACGGGATCGTCTACCTGTCCGATACCAGCCCGGTCGTGCGCGGGGCCTACTTTGAGCGTACTTATTGGCCGGCGATTGCCGAACAGCGGCGGACCCAGGCGAACAGCCGGACGTCGCTGGCCACGGTCGTTCGGGGCAGGCTGGTTCTACCGCAAGCTGCAAGCCACAAGCCACAAGCCGCAAGCCTCCTGGATATCTCGGGCAGAAGCGTGCTCTGCTTGAAGCCGGGCGCGAATGATGTGGCCAGGCTTGCTCCCGGCGTGTACTTTGTGAGAGAGGTCCAAGCACAAGCCCATGCAGTCCGGAAGGTCATTGTTGCGAGGTAAGGAGCAGACGTGAGATTAGCATCAACACTCTTGGCTCTTGGTTTCCTATTCTCGATAGCAACCGCTCAGTCGCACGACAAGACCATCCAGGCACAGGCGGCTCCGACATCGGCTCGGGTTGCACTGGAGCAGATGAGCCTGGCAGAGCGGAAGAATTCGAGCATATCCGTGGAGTTCGAGACGTCTGACAGCGCGGCGATCCTGCTGGGCCACGAGGTCGAGCGACTTTGGAACGGCGGCCACTGTGACCTGGCTCTGTCGCAACTCGACAGCCTAGAGGCTCGCGTTGGGCACGTTGCCATCGGCAACTCCTGGCGCAAGCCTGTGCCGACCATCGACAAGGCGCTATGGGGTGGCGACGTCCGCATAGGCAACCGGGATTCTCTTCTGGGTCTTGCCATCGACTACGACTTTCGAGGCTGCCTCCTTGCGGCCCTTCGCCACGGACACGGGCCCGAGGGGTTCTCGGTGTGCAGGTCGTCCGATCAGGGCGCCACCTGGGCAGAGACGTTCGCCTGGTTCGGGAGCCAAGTCACGTCTCTTGATGCCGTCGTCCTCTTTCCCTCTTTCTTCTATGTCGCGTACCACTCACCGGGAGAGGATGCTCAGCAGGTGCGACTGCGGCGGTTCCTCGTTAGTGATGGTTCGGCCAATGAGTTCGACGTGGGATCCTGGTGGGTTGCGGCCTGTACGCTGGATTTGGGGGACACGGCAAGGGAAGTGTCGCTCGTCACCGGCGTCGTGAACCTGTACATCACCACCATCCTGTCTGACGGTAGCCTGGGGCTCAGTTGGGACAGCGGAGGTGACGCATCGTGGCACAAGCTGCCGACAGGTGTCGACTCGGGCGCGAGCAGGGGCCTCGACTGCAACTGGAGATGGGGAGGGCCCATCGGAGGATACCTGCTGCTCTCATATCTGGACGCAACCGACACCCTGCGCATCCTTCGCTGGGTTTCGAGTGGCTTCGCTCAGCGTTTCGCGCACTACTGCGGGCCGAGTGAGTTGACCAGCTTGGACGGATACGGGGACAGAGTCGTTTGTGCCTACGAAGACGGGACTTTCTCACCTCGGCGGGTCTGCTGCGCGCTCAGCTATGACAGTGCAGCTACGTGGACCACTGCTACACTTAGCGACACTGAGGTCGCCGCTGAGGCACCCGCGATTGCCATGTACGGGCCTGGGTTCGGGGCCGTGTTTCGCCATGACTCGCCAACTCCTGAGTTGCGGTTCCGCCTGTGCCCCGACAGTTGGCCTTGGAGCGACCCAGTTTCGATCTCGGATAATACGTCGTTCTCGGGCCGTCCGGTCATCAAGCATCTGTCCTATAGCCAACTCTATCACTCCGATTTATTCGCTGTCGCGCACATGTCAGATACCAGCCCGGTCGTGCGCGGGGCCTACTTTGTTCGCGACTGGGTGTATGGAATTGCGGAGCAGCGCCGGGCTCAGGCCGCAAGCCGCGCATCCCTGGCCACCCTCGTCCGCGGCGTGCTGTTCCTGCCGAAAATGGGGACTGTACCTTCAGGGACTGTCCCCACTTTCGGCCCCTCGCTGGTGGATATGAGCGGCCGCAAGGTGCTCGACCTTCACCCCGGCGCGAATGACGTGCGAAGACTAGCGCCCGGAGTGTACTTCGTGAGAGAAGCACAAGCTCAAGCACAAGCAATCCGGAAGGTCATTGTTACGAGGTAAGGAGCAGACGTGAAACTGGCATCAACACTCTTGGCTCTTGGTTTCCTATTCTCGATAGCAGCCGCTCAGTCGCACGACAAGACCATCCAGGCACAGGCGGCTCCGACATCGGCTCGGGTCGCACTGGAGCAGATGAGCCAGGCGGAGCGGAAGAACTCGTGCATATCCGTGGAGTTTGAGACGGCTGACCGGGATGCCATCCTGCTTGGCCATGAGGTCGAACGTCTGTGGAACGGCGGCCAATTCGACGAGGCCCTGACGCAACTCGGCAACCTTGAGGCGCGGGTCGGGCACGTGGCCATCGGCAACTCCTGGCGCAAGCCGGTGCCGACCATCGACAAGGCGCTATGGGGTGGCGACGTCCGCATCGGCAACCGCGACTCGCTCCTGTCCCTTGCTTTCGACATCGACCGTTTGACCGGCCACGTCTTTGCAGTTCTCCGCCACGGCAGCGGATATCCGCACTTCACGGTCTGCATGTCAACCGACAGCGGCGCTACCTGGGCCGAGACATTCAGCTGGAGTGGGAGTCCGCCCACGTCGCTCGACGCGGCGGTGCTGGCCAACCGCCTCTATGTTGTGTATAACTCGCCGGGAGAAGACCCTGAGCACATCCGGTTACGGCGGTTCCTGTGCAGCAATGGTCAGGCCGACAGCTTCCAGGGCGGTGGAACCAACGTCGTTCCCTGCACGCTGAGTGTCGGCGACACGATGAAGGAAGTTGCGCTTGCCACCAACCCGAACGACAACCGTCTGCATATCATCGCCATTGTGTCGGACGGCAGCGTGCTGGCGAGCGTCGCTGATGCGAATGCGGTCTCGTGGACTACGCAGTTGACTGGAATCACCTCGGGCGCTCGCAGCGGCCTGGATGCAACTGATGACCAGTGGTCGGACGATGAACACGTGGTCTTCTCCTACTGCGATGCGAGCGACACCATGCGGGTCTACGACGGAAACGGGCCACTGCTGGCACAACCGGCCGGTTCCGGCGCTCTGACCAGTATCTCGGCCTATTTGGACACTATCATCTGCGTGTACGAAGATGAAACGTCTTCACCTTACAGAGTTGGCTGCGCCACTAGCGTCGATGGCGGGGACACCTGGACGGTGAGCACACTCAGCGACACAGGCATGGCTGCGAACGCGCCCGCAGTCACGGTACGCGGCGGCGTCGCGGCGTTGTTCCGGCAGGACTCGACGACTGCGGGTATCTCCCCGACTCCCGGCCTGCGATTCCGCCAGCACACGGACAGCGGGCCTTGGAGCGACCCGGTTTCGGTTGCGGACCACGAACCGTACTCAAACCGTCCCGGAATCGCGTACTTGGGCGCGGGCATGTTCGGTGTCGCGTACCTGTCCGATACCAGTCCGGTCGTGCGCGGGGCCTACTTTGACCGGAGCGATTGGGTCTACGGAATCGAGGAATTGCCGAGTGTCGATTGGCGAATGACGAATAGCGCAGCGACTATCTTCCGCGGCGTGCTCGTGCTCGGAGCAGTAGGTAGTAGACAGCAGACAGTAGACAGGGCGGAGTTACTGGACGCGGCGGGGCGGAGAGTGATGAACCTGAGAGCCGGCGCGAATGACGTAAGTCGGCTGGCTCCGGGCGTCTACTTCGTGCGGGCTGCAAGCCGTGAGCCGTCAGCCGTAAGCTGTTACAAGGTCGTGGTGACGAGGTGAGCGGCAGAGGGCAGTAGACAGTAGGCAGTAGACAGCAGACAGGGCGCGGGCGGGCGGTTGACTTCAGGTGAAGCGCAACCTATACTGGCAGCGTGAGTATGGACAGCAGGCAGCCCGAGACCGCATTCAGCGCCCTGACGCCGCTGGACTTCTCGGTCAGCGTCTCAC encodes:
- a CDS encoding YncE family protein, which gives rise to MNAMKGHPLGMLMVCAAVVVCVGTASADWVTTTVALGNSPNTVAVNPVTNKIYVASYDFTYARSSLMVIDGTTNDTTTVLVGSYPVGVSVNPVTDKIYVADLFGNDVTVIDGATNDTTAVATDSYPTAVAVNPVTNKVYVANQRSNSVTVIDGATNATTTVAADSYPGHVSVNPATDRIYVANYGSRSVTVIDGATNDTATVAVGSHPAAMAVNPVTNKVYVANSGSKSVTVIDGATNATTTVTVDSSPFDVAVNPVTNKIYVANVYGNNVTVIDGATGSTTTVAVGKWPTAVAVNPLTNKIYVTNEGSSNMTVIDGATNETTTVPADSIPTAVVVNPVTNKVYVANYSGDDVTVIDGASNTTTAVPADSSPSAVAANLITNRIYVANSSSNTVTVIDGASNDTVTVAVGLHPNAVAVNPVMNKVYVANSNSSNVTVIDGVTNMTTTVSADSSPSAVAVNPVTSKVYVANLNSNNVTVIDGATNDTTMVTAGSHPSAVAVNPVTNKVYVANLSSNNVTVIDGATNDTTTVTAGSHPSAVAVNPVTNRVYVANNNSNNVTVIDGVTNATATVPAGSIPYAVAVNPATNRIYVANRYSNNVTVIHGATNAKTTVAAGAEPFAVTVNPVTNKIYVANSGSNNVTVIDGATNATTSIAAGTTPSGIAVNPITDRIYVANSGSDSVTEVTEVPTNDTKVRAVWNPLPGDTTSHGRVVLDGRGVNRWAPGRTTMMAVLNRVGTVQLPWNWAYVIGGGGTDSMSWSYNWRSDSLIAGENFVCCVPLEAQAATANNLGRGTPLAGNLEVYPVYRIGFASGVEETMNEERGTMNVAATIVRGVLFLPRDMTEIRPGISDRVPRPVLLDASGRKALDLRPGSNDVRSLVPGVYFVHSAVDNRQSKMTKVVVTR
- a CDS encoding YncE family protein, yielding MRLIASLLFLSCIVSLALGQWIETTIRLPDSTSKLDSIRIMQYHSPNRTVYVGGKHKLVAVDALTHRFLAWITLPDSPPPMDIVCSSTASNRLYCAPLSRESVWVVDCATNGPLKPVPLRARVQAMCYAAGPNKVYAACPPDSVVDVIDCATDSVVAIKVLSWPSALCYNPELNRIYVTKSTSDEVAVIDCGADTVISTIWVRGVEPTAIGYDSATNCVYTLNYTSATSSIIDCASDTVIRVVPVDAKPDRVVVGPDGKVYCGGYDDSVVTVVEPHGTRTVPVGLHLSSMSFDPISRKVSCALSDSDVVVIDAVGDTVVARVRAGEDLRLVCYDPVDTSTWATSADGAMVGIIDDGTDLLIDALLFGSFAPRNLCYNPANDRLYCLGRGLAVIACDSNQVVGILPVGGTADSMIRNPVNNRLYFSSPAENTVSILDCASDTIMATVEAGQSPDAMCCSADGKVYVTIGGGVAVIDPDGDSVRKVVPTPYDPKTLCYDRTDNRVYAGLDSGRLVSVIDVVRDSVLKNVPVSVSCDKVCWNQNHDKVYVSGSSDTSVVVIDCAGDTVRSSLSVQTFAPLTTYSDSASDRVFVSDGDLLYAINPAADTLNGGVGVGHVAGIVDNGQSGGANRLYCAETGNRELCVTNGTGDAIIRRVPMGVNSTVLAWNPAHWWVYALDPYSPSIVVVSDTMLGIEETEPRVQSHKLEATIVRGVLVLDAVYSRQKTGYSAELLNITGRKVMDLSTGANVVRALAPGVYFVREAQAQAQAQAVRKVVVMR
- a CDS encoding T9SS type A sorting domain-containing protein codes for the protein MRFSPMLFILGCLLLAGGVQFCVAAGQAQATPSPARAALGQMSRAERKNSSISVEFETSDSEVVLLGREVEHLWNAGQYDEALARLDSLEATVGHVAIGNSWRKPVPTLETTLWGRDVRIGNRDSLVQLAFDGQAASGNLFVALRPGSGYPHFSVCVSTDSGATWEETFTWNGSPPTSIAGHVVTDHFYVAYNSPGEDPQHIRLRRFRCSDGSADTFHNGDVWVIPCTLAVADTMKEVSLSSSGWLNMGWLYMAAIASDGSVWYGYCNVGNGTWSRYPTGITSGASQGIDLDFIWYSDSSHLFLSYYDTSDTLRICTWIGGGFTQRFSLLTGTGNSTSLSGCHDTVVCVYEDGISSPHQIRYAISYDNGYTWTTGTLSSVDTAAEAPAVAPCTLGVLAAVYRHEGTTRELRFRRRIGSGPWSDPVSIADNEPYWSRPGIECLDASGVCGVAYLSNTIPVVRGAYYNRSDWVYGIAEQRRLAVDENILSVFPNPLSGLGQLTYTLNRASDLRMRVYDRAGRAVLTLFDGRSPGGRQSLGLNAAGVAPGVYFIRAEADGRALTVPVTVVK